The Nocardioides sp. S5 genome includes a window with the following:
- a CDS encoding MarR family transcriptional regulator yields MSDAEQMLPSRWQDESEGLLRVVERIALILNEAGIPRMSARVLAYMLADDADRYSAAALADGVRVSPAAISGAVRHLTATRMVVKEREPGRRAEFYRVCEGDVCGMIVAAWIPVLKQWESVVESAAVELGANGGGHRLAEATEFIAFLRGETEGMLERWAEYRRHPG; encoded by the coding sequence ATGAGCGATGCTGAGCAGATGCTGCCGAGCCGCTGGCAGGACGAGAGCGAGGGGCTGCTTCGCGTGGTCGAGCGTATTGCCCTGATCCTGAACGAAGCCGGGATCCCACGGATGTCCGCCAGGGTGTTGGCCTACATGCTCGCCGACGACGCTGACCGCTACTCCGCCGCCGCGCTCGCGGACGGGGTCCGGGTCAGTCCGGCCGCAATCTCGGGGGCCGTGCGGCATCTCACCGCGACACGGATGGTGGTCAAGGAGCGCGAACCCGGGAGGAGGGCCGAGTTCTACCGGGTCTGTGAGGGCGACGTGTGCGGCATGATCGTGGCCGCCTGGATCCCGGTTCTCAAGCAGTGGGAGTCCGTGGTGGAGTCCGCCGCCGTCGAGCTCGGCGCGAACGGCGGCGGCCACCGATTGGCCGAGGCGACAGAGTTCATCGCGTTCCTGCGCGGCGAGACGGAGGGCATGCTCGAGCGCTGGGCCGAGTACCGCCGACATCCTGGATGA
- a CDS encoding TetR family transcriptional regulator produces the protein MQPRCPSSTIVRHCQDGGTGLDEVTRSLTSDGQAEFHEDCHAPACRVRSPEPPALRRRPLDGKLGGWGMEQPSDGTAAVSPVRARPGRRPGHSSTREEIAQAAREQFAAGGYDRVTLRAVAAQAGVDAALVAYFFGSKRELFDEVVNSSSDSSALMARLLDGDPRLVGERLARLVIEALDETGRRERILGTLRTAAVEADTARMIGEKFTTDLLEPVVSHLGVGQAPLRAALVMSQILGLALARHVVGLEDLTSASQDELVAALAPTLQRYLVGDIS, from the coding sequence ATGCAGCCTCGTTGCCCTTCGAGCACCATCGTCCGACACTGTCAGGATGGCGGCACCGGCCTCGACGAGGTGACGCGGTCGCTGACCAGTGACGGACAGGCTGAATTTCATGAGGACTGCCACGCCCCGGCGTGTCGCGTCCGCTCTCCTGAGCCGCCAGCCCTTCGTCGACGGCCTTTGGACGGAAAACTAGGCGGGTGGGGTATGGAGCAACCTTCTGATGGAACGGCGGCCGTGAGCCCGGTCAGAGCACGACCAGGGCGCCGGCCGGGGCACAGTTCTACACGCGAGGAGATAGCTCAGGCAGCCCGCGAGCAGTTCGCCGCTGGAGGCTACGACCGCGTCACCCTGAGGGCGGTCGCAGCACAGGCGGGCGTGGATGCCGCCCTCGTGGCGTACTTCTTCGGCTCGAAACGAGAGCTGTTCGACGAAGTCGTCAACTCTTCTTCGGATTCGTCCGCGCTCATGGCTCGGCTCCTGGACGGGGACCCGAGGCTCGTGGGCGAGCGCTTGGCAAGACTGGTGATCGAGGCACTCGATGAGACGGGCCGGCGAGAGCGCATCCTCGGAACCCTCCGCACCGCGGCGGTCGAAGCCGACACCGCTCGCATGATTGGCGAGAAGTTCACCACTGATCTGCTGGAACCGGTCGTGTCCCATCTCGGGGTCGGGCAGGCACCATTGCGCGCCGCGCTCGTGATGTCGCAGATCCTTGGCCTCGCCTTGGCTCGCCACGTCGTCGGCCTCGAGGATCTGACCTCTGCAAGCCAGGACGAGCTGGTGGCCGCGCTTGCTCCCACGTTGCAGCGCTACTTGGTCGGCGACATCTCCTGA